The Flavobacterium galactosidilyticum nucleotide sequence TCCAGGAATGTGTATTTCATTAGGATCTAGCGAACCAGCATGTAATAATTCTTCTACCTCTGCAATCGTAATCTTGCCCGCTCCCGCCATACAAGAGTTGAAGTTTCTGGCTGTTCCTTTAAAAATGAGATTTCCAGCTTCGTCACCTTTCCATGCTTTTACGATTGAGAAATCAGCTTTGAAAGCCAATTCCATTACGTGCATTTTTCCATTAAATTCGCGTGTTTCTTTTCCTTCAGCAACTTCCGTTCCATAACCTGCCGGCGTGAAAAATGCTGGAATTCCTGCTTGTGCAGCACGGCATTTTTCGGCTAAAGTTCCTTGTGGAGTTAATTCGACATCCAGTTCTCCTGAAAGCATTTGACGTTCGAATTCAACATTTTCACCTACATAAGACGAAATCATTTTTTTGATTTGGCGCTTATGCAAAAGTAATCCAAGACCAAAATCATCGACACCCGCATTGTTAGAAATACAAGTTAGATCTGTAGTTCCTTTTTGTACCAATTCAGCGATACTGTTCTCTGGAATACCACATAAACCGAAACCACCTAACATTATGGTCATGCCATCTTCAATTCCTTGCAGTGCTTCACGAACGTTATTTACTTTTTTATTTATCATAAAAATGAGTTGTAATAATCTATTTATATTTTATAAAAGATCTAATTATTTCTGAAAATATAGTTTTTGATCATTTGAGTAATGAAGACTGATGTCCTAGCCCCGATAGTAATGAAAATCCTTTTTATGGTCAAATCCTGAAAGGTTTGACCATAAAAAAATTGTAATGAATAGCGGGATTAAGCTCCTAAAGAAAAGAATTTTACAATTCAAATTCTTCAGTGTTTGGTTCTATGTCAGTAGTGTCTTTTACTTTTGGCGCGGTATAACAATCTACTTTGATAGAAAGATTTGGAGGTCTTTCAAATGGTGATTTAGAAACTTTAAGCTCTGGATCAGCATAACAAAGTTTCATGAAATAACCCCAAACTGGTAACGCAGCAGTAGCTCCTTGACCGTAAGTGATACTTTTGAAACGTGCTGAACGATCCTCGCAACCTACCCAAATGCCGGTTACTAAGTTAGGAACCATTCCCATAAACCAACCATCAGATTGATTTTGTGTTGTACCAGTTTTTCCAGCAATTGGATTCTTAAAAGCATAAGGATAACCGGTCCATCGGTTTGAACCATTTCCACCGCCAGTAGTTCGCAAACGATCTCCAGAGCCACCTTCGGTAACTCCTTCTAATAGTTTTACTACAGCATAAGCGATATCCTTATTCAATACATCGTGAGATTCTGGAATAGGTTCGTATATGATAACGCCGCTTTTGTCTTCGATTTTAGAAATAAATTGTGGCTTCATATAAACTCCTTGATTCGCAAATGTGCTGTAGGCGGCAACCATGTCTTCAACGGTGATTTCAACAGCACCTAAAGCGATTGACGGTTGCAACGGAATTTCAGATTTTACTCCTAATTTATGTGCTAAATCAACAACTGCTGCGGGACCTACTTTGTCCATTAACTTCGCTGAAACTGTATTGATGGAGTTCGCTAAACCTCTTTTTAAAGTAACCATTCCTCTATATCTGTTATCAGAATTTTTTGGTTCCCAATCAGCGGTTACGTTATGTCGGCCTTTTCTAATCATAAAAGGACCATCAATTATAGAGTCACAAGGAGACATGTTTAATTGTTCGATGGCAGTTGCGTAAACAAATGGTTTGAATGTAGAACCTACTTGCCTTGCACCTTGACCTACGTGATCATACTGGAAATATTTGTAATTGATTCCGCCAACCCAAGCTTTTATGTTACCCGTTTGCGGTTCCATAGCCATCAAACCAGATTGTAGAAAGTGTTTGTAATATCGAATAGAGTCAAGCGGAGTCATGATGGTGTCTTTTTCTCCTTTCCAAGAAAAAACAGTCATTTTCGCTTTTTCGCTAAATGATTTTATAATCTCTTCCTCACTTTTATCCATGGATTTCATTACTGCCCAACGATTCGAAGATTTCATTGCTTGATTCAGAATTTTTTGTGTTTCAGCAGCAGAAATGTTAACGAAAGGTGCGTTTTTATTGCCTTTAGACTGTTTGAAAAACTCTTCTTGAAGATTTGCCATGTGCGCTGTTACAGCCTTTTCAGCATGTAATTGCATTCTAGAATCAATGGTGGTATAAATTTTTAAACCATCTTTGTAAATGTCGTAATCGGAACCGTCTGCTTTTTTATTTTTTTCTGCCCATTTTTTCATGTAATCGCGAAGGTACTCTCTAAAATAAGTTGCTGTTCCGTCTTTGTGAGTTTCTAATTTGAAATTTAATTTGATCGGTAAACTTTGTAGTTGTTCTTTTTGACTTTCAGTAATCATATCGCCTTTTTCCATTTGCGAAAGCACTACATTTCTTCTGTTTTTTACGCCTTGAGGATTTCTTATAGGATTGTATAAACCAGAATTTTTGAACATTCCCACCAAGATAGCTGATTCATCAATTGTTAAGTCCTTAGGTTCTTTTGAGAAATACGTTTTCGCAGCTGAACTAACACCAACAGAATTGTTTCCAAAGTCATAAACATTACAATACATTGCGATGATCTCGTTTTTAGTATATTGCCTTTCCAATCGAATGGCGATAATCCATTCTTTTACTTTTTGCACGATTCTGAATGGTAAAAATTTAGAACCTTCACCATGAAATAATTGTTTCGCTAATTGTTGGGTCAATGTACTCGCACCACCACTTGTTCCTAAACTAGAAATGGCTCTCAATGTTCCTCGTCCATCAATACCAGAATGTTCGTAAAAACGCGCATCTTCTGTTGCTACCAAAGCTTGAACTAGGTTTTTAGGTAAGTCAGAATACTTTAACTGTGATCTATTTTTTTGAAAATATTTACCTATAACCACTCCATCAGCTGAGATGATTTCCGTCGCTAAATTTGAGTCGGGATTTTCTAAATCCTCAAAAGATGGCATTGAGCCGAAAATTCCCCACGAGGCAAACAAGAAAAATATACCTACGCCGCCTAAACCAATGAAGAATATTTTCCAGAATTTCGTTTGATAGTAAGCAATACCATTGGGATTACCTTTCGCTGAATTGTTGTTCTTTTTGATAGCCATAATACTATTTTATTCTTTTTTTTCTATTCTAAAACCTACTTCGGTAATTCCTTCTAAAGCTTTTACGCCGGGAACTTTACCGCTTTCCCTAACCGCTTGTTTGATATGAACTTTATATGTGGAACGGAATCTTACATTTTCTTTATAAACTAGTTTGCTTTCTTTTATATCAGAAAACCCGTCGCCAAGTAATGTGCCATCTGGATTAGCCATTTGGTATTCTAAAGTATCAACTTTTGTAAAACCATTTGGCAATTCTAAAGCTACAATTAAAAATAAATTATTGTATTTATAATTATTGTTTGCTCTTAAATTCACAAATAAATTATAACGTTTTGTTGAGTCTAACTGTGGTAGATTAAAAGTCACCGTGCTGTCTTTGTTCCACGATGAACCCACAGATTTATACTCATCAAAAACTCTTTTTTTATCGCAAGATGAAAAGATAATTACAATCAATAAAAGTAAAGCGCTATTTTTTATCCACATTTTTAGTAATAATTATAGGTTTTCTAGGCTCTGTTGGTTTTTTATCAGCAGGAGCTTGACGATTATTGTTTGGGGTTTTGTTATTGTTTGTAATTTTATTTTCTTTTGCAGGCCTGTTATCTTTTGCGGGTCTGTTATTATTTGCTACAATAACATTTTCGCCGTTAGGCTTGCGTTTTTTGTTTGGTTTTTTCTTTGCTTTAGGTTGGTCAAAACGAGTAAGACTCTCTTGCCCCATGGCATTGTTAAAATTTTTCTCAACCTCAACAACTAACTCTATTGCAAAATCTTCTAGCGAAGAAACTTTATTTTTAAGTTTGTTTTCAGCTACAATTTCTTTGACTTGGTCAATTTTTAAAACATGCCAATTAGAAAAATTATTAGTGTAAGCGAACCACATTAATCCTTTAAAAATATCTTGTTTTTGACAAATAGCATCTCCTTTTTCAGTGACCAATTTAGTGTCGAAATCTGGAAAATCTTTCAGCGCATCCATGTAGGTGTCTAACTCATAGTTTAAACAACATTTAAGTTTGCCACATTGTCCAGCCAGTTTTTGTGGATTCAAAGACAATTGTTGGTAACGGGCTGCTGAGGTGTTTACACTTCTAAAATCAGTTAACCATGTAGAACAACACAATTCTCTCCCACAAGACCCTATTCCGCCCAAACGAGCGGCTTCCTGGCGGAAACCAACTTGTTTCATTTCGATTCTAGTGCTGAATTCTTTAGCGAAATCTTTGATTAAGGCACGAAAGTCAATTCGGTCATTAGCGGTGTAGTAAAAAGTAGCTTTTGAACCATCTCCTTGAAATTCAATATCAGAGATTTTCATTTCTAGTTTTTGAGCAATCGCTAATTCACGCGCTCTCACTTTCATAGGCTCTTCCTTATCACGAGCAACCGACCAAATATCAATGTCTTTTTGAGAAGCTTTTCTGTATATTTTTGGGACATCATTGCTTAAATGATTTACCCCTTTTTTCTTCATTTGAATTTTTACTAATTCACCGGTCAAAGTTACAATTCCTATATCATGACCAGGAGAAGCAACCGTTGCAACGATGTCTCCAATACTTAAAGTTAATTTCTCTGTATTGCGATAAAATTCTTTTCTTCCATTTTTAAAACGTACTTCAACACAGTCAAATGGAGCGTCTCCATTAGGTAAACTCATATTAGAAAGCCAATCGAAAACAGTTAATTTATTGCAGCTATCGGTGCCGCAAGTCCCATTATTTTTACAACCCTTAGGTGCGCCACCATCAGAAGTTGAACAACTTGTACATGCCATAATTTTATATGTAGTGTTGTGACTGGCACAACTTAAGTTCTTAAAACGATTAAGTTGTAAAGATAGTATTTTTTAATTTTATGGAACAATGTATGGAAGTGCCAATAATTCATAAATTTTCAAAAAAAACCTACTACAATTGAAGCTGTAGTAGGTTGAATTTAAATTTATTTTTGAAAGAAAGATTAAGTCTCCTTTACCGATATAATTTTCACCGGACAGGATTTTGCAGCTAACTCACAGCTTTCAACAATCGCGTGATCAGGTGATTTTAGGGTGAAAAAACCTTTGGCATTTACGGAATGTAGTAAAACCGATTTACCGTCTTTTTTTGACATTTGAAAATGTGTTGGGTCCATTTCTACACAGTAATTGCAGCCAATGCATTTGTCTCTTTGTAGAGTTATAATAACCATTATGCTTCTACAATTTTATATAATTTGTCGGACATTCTTATTCTGAAAGGTAGTTTTAAAGTACAATCATCGCCTTTCGTTGCTTTTTCTCCTATGATATCATTGACGTGCATTTCTTCGATTGTCATTTGTTGTGCTCCAGTGCTCGGACCTGTGACTAAAATCGTGTCGCCAACTTTTATATCGTAAGCTTCAATTTTAAATTGACCGATTCCTGCCTTTGGAAAAAAATGTGTTCCTTTCCCCACATACACTTTTTTCTGAGTCGCCATTGAGCCAGAAACATCACTCCATTCACCTAATTCTTGTCCGAGATAATAACCTGACCAAAACCCGCGATTGTAAACGGTGTTCAATGTTTCCATCCAAACGGTTACCTTTTCTTTAGAAAAGGTGCCTGCATAATAACTGTCGATCGCTTCGCGGTACGTTTTTATTACAGTGGCCACATATTCTGGTGCACGACCGCGACCTTCGATTTTTAAAACCTGTATACCAGAATCAATTACTTGATCTAGAAAATCAAGGGTACATAAATCCTTTGGAGACATCATATATTCGTTATCGAGTTCAATTTCAAAACCCGTTTCCTGATCGATAACTGTATATTTTTTTCGGCAATTTTGTTTGCAAGCGCCACGATTTGCCGATGAATTATTGGAGTGTAAACTCAAATAACATTTTCCAGAAACCGCCATACACAAAGCGCCATGACCGAAAATCTCAATTTCTACTAATTTTCCGTTAGGTCCTTTAATGTCTTCTTTTTTGATTTGGTCGGTAATGTTTTTTACTTGGCGCAAGCTCAACTCGCGGCTTAAAACCATCGTATCAGCAAATAGGCTGTAGAACTTTATGGTTTCGATATTAGTGACATTCAGCTGAGTCGAAATGTGCACTTCCAGACCAATTCCTCTGGCGATTGCAATTACGGATTGATCGGATGCAATTACGGCAGTGATATTGGCTTCTTTGGCTTTGTTTAGCAAAGTCTTTACTACAGATAAATCGTGATCGTAAATAATTGTATTTAAAGTTAAATAAGTTCTGATTTTTTTGGTTTCGCAACGAAGCGCAATTTCAGGCAAATCGTCCATGGTGAAATTTACAGTGGCACGAGCGCGCATGTTTAATTGTTCTACGCCAAAGTAAACGGAGTCTGCATTATTGTCTATTGCAGCTTGAAGCGACTCAAAGTTCCCAGCGGGAGCCATGAGTTCGATTGTATTGTTTGTTGTCATTTTGGTATGAAGTGAGCCTTTGCTAAAGTTTAAAACCTTAGCAAAGGCGATGAGTGAATTTGTTTGAAAAAACTAGTCTAAAACTTTGTACAATTTATCAGACAAACGAATTCTAAAAGGCAATTTAAAAGTACAAGTGTCTCCCGAAGCAGCGATTGTAGCAGCTATGTCGTTCACGAACATTTCTTCAATGATTATTTGCTGTTCTCCCGTTGTGGTTCCTTTAATTAAGATTTTATCACCAATTTTGATTTCTCCTTCTTCAATTAAAAATTGAGCAACGCTTGGTTTTGGAAAAAAGTGAGTTCCTTTGCCAATATATTGTTTTTTAATTTTTGTTTCTTTTTTCAAAACAGTAGCCAATCTACGCGTTGTTTTTGTTGCTGCTAATTCTGTCAGATTTGGAACGGCTGCCAATGGATGTTGATTGTTTTTGAAAGTCAACACATCCGATTTTCCTTTTTTGAAAATCATATTGCCATTTTTAATTCCTCTTCGCACTGCTTTTTGTTCTTCTTCAGGTAAGTGGATAACGTCTACACAGGTCGCAGAACAACAGCCTTCCATAGCACTAGCACACTCTTCACATTGAATGAAAAGCAAATGACAACCTTCATTCGCGCAATTGGTATGTACATCACAAGGTTTGCCGCATTGATGACATTGCGATACAATATCGTCTGTGATTCTTTCGCCCAAGCGGTGATCAAACACAAAGTTTTTCCCGATGAACTTACTTTGTAAACCTTGCTCTTTTACTTGACGGGTATATTCAATAATTCCTCCCTCTAATTGGTACACGTTTTCAAAACCTTTGTGTTTAAAATACGCACTGGCTTTTTCGCAACGGATTCCCCCGGTACAATACATCAACAATTTTTTATCTTGTTTGTGTGCTGCTAATTGCTCTTCGATGATAGGTAAACTCTCGCGAAAAGTGTCTACATCTGGTTTTATGGCTTTGGTAAAATGACCGATTTCGCTCTCATAATGATTGCGCATATCAACCACAATAGTATTTGGATCTTCTAATAAATCATTGAATTCCTTCGCTTTTAGATGTATTCCGATATTGGTTACATCAAAAGTTTCATCTACTAAACCATCGGCAACAATTTTGTCACGAACTTTTACGGTTAGTTTCAAAAAGGAATGATCATCATGTTCTACGGCAATATTCAAACGAATTCCTTTCATAAAATCGTATGCTTCAATGGTGTCTTTGAACGCATAGAAATTATCAGCTGGTAACGAAAGTTGAGCATTTATCCCTTCATTTGCGACATAAATCCTGCCTAGAACGCCTAATGGATTCCACGCGAGAAATAAATCATTTCGAAATTGTGTTGGATTTTGAATTTGCGCATAAGCATAGAAAGACAACGTAAGTCGTTGTTTTCCGGCATCATCGATCATGATGGCTCTTTCTTCTGCGCTTAAGGTGTTATACAGTTGCATGCTATAAACAGTTTTAAGTTGAGAATTATTTTTGCAAAAGTAAATAAATTAAACGCAAAGTTCACTAATGGTTTAATTTTCTTGGAGCTATTTCCAGCTTTTCGCTATATCTCTTGTTTTCGCTAGCGCTACAACAAGAGGATGTCGCTGCACTCTGGGCTAGGGCATTTGTTGTAAAAATAATAACTGTACTTGATTGTTTTGCCACGAATGGACACAAATTTATTTGAATCTAAAAACCTAATTTACTAGTAATTATTGAGATTCGTGTAATTCTTGTCTACTATTAATTTCTCTTTAGTTTTTAGCTTTTCTATTTTAAAAAGCAATATTTATTCGATGGAAATACTTTTAGTAAAGTAAATTGTGCCAATTTTGTTGCTTCAAATTTTAGACCATTTGTATTTAACATTTTTCAAAATAAACTTCGATAATAATATCATGCAAAAAATAAAAACAGCGTTGCTTTCATACGGAATGTCCGGAAAAGTCTTTCATGCTCCGTTTCTATCAATTCATCAGGGTTTTGAAATTTCTGGTTCTTGGGAAAGAACTAAAAAATTAATAAATTACGATTTCCCTGAAGTAAAAAGTTATGCTAGAATAGAAGAGCTACTGGAAAGTGATGTTAATTTAGTTATTGTGAACACGCCTGTAGAAATCCATTACGAGTACGCTAAAAAAGTTTTGCTAGCAGGCAAACATGCGGTTGTCGAAAAAGCATTTACTACAACGGTTGCCCAAGCAAAAGAATTAGCGGCTTTAGCTGAAGAAAAAGGATTGAAATTGGCCGTTTTCCAAAACAGAAGATGGGACAGCGATTTTAAGACCGTGCAGAAAGTTATAACTGATGAGGTTCTTGGCGAAATTGTAGAAGCTGAATTCCATTTTGACAGATACAATCCGTTGTTGAGTCCAAAACAGCATAAAGAAAGTATTAATCCTGG carries:
- a CDS encoding penicillin-binding protein 1A, giving the protein MAIKKNNNSAKGNPNGIAYYQTKFWKIFFIGLGGVGIFFLFASWGIFGSMPSFEDLENPDSNLATEIISADGVVIGKYFQKNRSQLKYSDLPKNLVQALVATEDARFYEHSGIDGRGTLRAISSLGTSGGASTLTQQLAKQLFHGEGSKFLPFRIVQKVKEWIIAIRLERQYTKNEIIAMYCNVYDFGNNSVGVSSAAKTYFSKEPKDLTIDESAILVGMFKNSGLYNPIRNPQGVKNRRNVVLSQMEKGDMITESQKEQLQSLPIKLNFKLETHKDGTATYFREYLRDYMKKWAEKNKKADGSDYDIYKDGLKIYTTIDSRMQLHAEKAVTAHMANLQEEFFKQSKGNKNAPFVNISAAETQKILNQAMKSSNRWAVMKSMDKSEEEIIKSFSEKAKMTVFSWKGEKDTIMTPLDSIRYYKHFLQSGLMAMEPQTGNIKAWVGGINYKYFQYDHVGQGARQVGSTFKPFVYATAIEQLNMSPCDSIIDGPFMIRKGRHNVTADWEPKNSDNRYRGMVTLKRGLANSINTVSAKLMDKVGPAAVVDLAHKLGVKSEIPLQPSIALGAVEITVEDMVAAYSTFANQGVYMKPQFISKIEDKSGVIIYEPIPESHDVLNKDIAYAVVKLLEGVTEGGSGDRLRTTGGGNGSNRWTGYPYAFKNPIAGKTGTTQNQSDGWFMGMVPNLVTGIWVGCEDRSARFKSITYGQGATAALPVWGYFMKLCYADPELKVSKSPFERPPNLSIKVDCYTAPKVKDTTDIEPNTEEFEL
- a CDS encoding CoA transferase subunit A; translated protein: MINKKVNNVREALQGIEDGMTIMLGGFGLCGIPENSIAELVQKGTTDLTCISNNAGVDDFGLGLLLHKRQIKKMISSYVGENVEFERQMLSGELDVELTPQGTLAEKCRAAQAGIPAFFTPAGYGTEVAEGKETREFNGKMHVMELAFKADFSIVKAWKGDEAGNLIFKGTARNFNSCMAGAGKITIAEVEELLHAGSLDPNEIHIPGILVQRIFQGEKFEKRIEQRTTRKRE
- a CDS encoding gliding motility lipoprotein GldH, with the translated sequence MWIKNSALLLLIVIIFSSCDKKRVFDEYKSVGSSWNKDSTVTFNLPQLDSTKRYNLFVNLRANNNYKYNNLFLIVALELPNGFTKVDTLEYQMANPDGTLLGDGFSDIKESKLVYKENVRFRSTYKVHIKQAVRESGKVPGVKALEGITEVGFRIEKKE
- a CDS encoding rhodanese-related sulfurtransferase, with the translated sequence MQLYNTLSAEERAIMIDDAGKQRLTLSFYAYAQIQNPTQFRNDLFLAWNPLGVLGRIYVANEGINAQLSLPADNFYAFKDTIEAYDFMKGIRLNIAVEHDDHSFLKLTVKVRDKIVADGLVDETFDVTNIGIHLKAKEFNDLLEDPNTIVVDMRNHYESEIGHFTKAIKPDVDTFRESLPIIEEQLAAHKQDKKLLMYCTGGIRCEKASAYFKHKGFENVYQLEGGIIEYTRQVKEQGLQSKFIGKNFVFDHRLGERITDDIVSQCHQCGKPCDVHTNCANEGCHLLFIQCEECASAMEGCCSATCVDVIHLPEEEQKAVRRGIKNGNMIFKKGKSDVLTFKNNQHPLAAVPNLTELAATKTTRRLATVLKKETKIKKQYIGKGTHFFPKPSVAQFLIEEGEIKIGDKILIKGTTTGEQQIIIEEMFVNDIAATIAASGDTCTFKLPFRIRLSDKLYKVLD
- a CDS encoding peptidase U32 family protein, which encodes MTTNNTIELMAPAGNFESLQAAIDNNADSVYFGVEQLNMRARATVNFTMDDLPEIALRCETKKIRTYLTLNTIIYDHDLSVVKTLLNKAKEANITAVIASDQSVIAIARGIGLEVHISTQLNVTNIETIKFYSLFADTMVLSRELSLRQVKNITDQIKKEDIKGPNGKLVEIEIFGHGALCMAVSGKCYLSLHSNNSSANRGACKQNCRKKYTVIDQETGFEIELDNEYMMSPKDLCTLDFLDQVIDSGIQVLKIEGRGRAPEYVATVIKTYREAIDSYYAGTFSKEKVTVWMETLNTVYNRGFWSGYYLGQELGEWSDVSGSMATQKKVYVGKGTHFFPKAGIGQFKIEAYDIKVGDTILVTGPSTGAQQMTIEEMHVNDIIGEKATKGDDCTLKLPFRIRMSDKLYKIVEA
- a CDS encoding ferredoxin, which produces MVIITLQRDKCIGCNYCVEMDPTHFQMSKKDGKSVLLHSVNAKGFFTLKSPDHAIVESCELAAKSCPVKIISVKET
- a CDS encoding PSP1 domain-containing protein, yielding MACTSCSTSDGGAPKGCKNNGTCGTDSCNKLTVFDWLSNMSLPNGDAPFDCVEVRFKNGRKEFYRNTEKLTLSIGDIVATVASPGHDIGIVTLTGELVKIQMKKKGVNHLSNDVPKIYRKASQKDIDIWSVARDKEEPMKVRARELAIAQKLEMKISDIEFQGDGSKATFYYTANDRIDFRALIKDFAKEFSTRIEMKQVGFRQEAARLGGIGSCGRELCCSTWLTDFRSVNTSAARYQQLSLNPQKLAGQCGKLKCCLNYELDTYMDALKDFPDFDTKLVTEKGDAICQKQDIFKGLMWFAYTNNFSNWHVLKIDQVKEIVAENKLKNKVSSLEDFAIELVVEVEKNFNNAMGQESLTRFDQPKAKKKPNKKRKPNGENVIVANNNRPAKDNRPAKENKITNNNKTPNNNRQAPADKKPTEPRKPIIITKNVDKK